A region from the Triplophysa rosa linkage group LG4, Trosa_1v2, whole genome shotgun sequence genome encodes:
- the zgc:111983 gene encoding uncharacterized protein zgc:111983, translating to MEWRIILPVVCVLGILLVPGSTATTATSTNATATTGTSTNATATTGTSTNATATTGTSTNATATTGTSTNATATTGTSTNATATTGTSTNATATTGTSTNATATTGTSTNATATTGTSTNATATTGTSTNATATTGTSTNATATTGTSTNATATTGTSTNATATTGTSTNATATTGTSTNATATSGTASNGMTPNPTASAVTEFNIIYSIDKPFKEVYSNLNASETITLKDNITSQIESVYKKRYTNFRRHIIRKFSNGSIVTDGALEFNASNSNPNVSELAKVLVDAITAGNLTIQIKNDSINVTAPATAAATTATPSTTFNTSQINVTFSITDNFTDALSNLSSPEAIKLAHNITTQFVTVFKRRYANMLRMVIRKFSKGSIVTDGALEFINNGTVPKAQEVVNFIVEAVKNGSFTVPIDEKTVTATDSSGVQATPSPPNGSSPVISSMFTVLWMALASLLLSGVMHQ from the exons ATGGAGTGGAGGATTATATTACCTGTTGTGTGTGTACTCG GAATCCTACTTGTGCCTGGATCTACAGCTACCACTGCGACATCAACAAATGCAACAGCTACCACTGGGACATCAACAAATGCAACAGCTACCACTGGGACATCAACAAATGCAACAGCTACCACTGGGACATCAACAAATGCAACAGCTACCACTGGGACATCAACAAATGCAACAGCTACCACTGGGACATCAACAAATGCAACAGCTACCACTGGGACATCAACAAATGCAACAGCTACCACTGGGACATCAACAAATGCAACAGCTACCACTGGGACATCAACAAATGCAACAGCTACCACTGGGACATCAACAAATGCAACAGCTACCACTGGGACATCAACAAATGCAACAGCTACCACTGGGACATCAACAAATGCAACAGCTACCACTGGGACATCAACAAATGCAACAGCTACCACTGGGACATCAACAAATGCAACAGCTACCACTGGGACATCAACAAATGCAACAGCTACCACTGGGACATCAACAAATGCAACAGCTACAAGTGGGACAGCCTCGAACGGGATGACTCCAAATCCAACTGCCTCTGCTGTTACAgagtttaatataatttacagcATCGACAAACCTTTCAAGGAAGTCTACAGTAATCTGAATGCTTCCGAAACCATAACCCTGAAAGATAACATCACATCTCAg ATTGAGTCCGTTTACAAGAAACGCTATACAAACTTCAGACGCCATATTATCCGGAAATTCAG CAATGGTTCTATCGTGACAGACGGAGCTCTTGAATTCAATGCCAGTAACAGTAATCCTAACGTATCCGAGTTGGCCAAAGTCCTTGTTGATGCAATTACGGCTGGAAATCTGACCATTCAAATCAAAAATGACTCCATCAACGTTACGGCACCTGCCACTGCCGCTGCCACTACTG CGACACCCTCTACTACCTTCAATACATCACAGATTAATGTTACATTTAGCATTACTGATAACTTCACTGATGCCTTGTCCAACTTGTCCTCACCTGAGGCCATAAAGCTGGCACACAATATCACCACTCag TTTGTTACAGTTTTCAAGAGACGTTACGCAAACATGTTACGAATGGTTATTAGGAAATTCAG CAAAGGCTCCATCGTGACAGATGGTGCACTTGAGTTCATCAACAACGGGACTGTTCCTAAAGCACAGGAAGTGGTTAACTTCATCGTTGAGGCagttaaaaatggctctttCACCGTACCGATAGATGAGAAAACTGTCACTGCTACAGACTCTTCAGGAGTCCAAG ctACTCCCAGTCCTCCCAATGGCAGTTCTCCAGTCATCTCTAGCATGTTCACAGTTTTGTGGATGGCTCTGGCATCACTGCTGCTGTCAGGTGTGATGCACCAGTAA